tcgcactctttcgtgtctgcttacgttatgcatcgcttaatattacatgctactttatcgtcctgttcaccgattagactctgagtcagctcgaaactaatggtcaaacttgagtttttaaatggttgtggggtacatatcggggccgctatcaatagtatctatctactatctggttaatctccggtgtctactatgagtttcatgttgggtgggaaacaaatagtaaagaagccattatctgtattttttaactgaagccattatctgcctgctattattggttttgggtctatccacaggttgctaccatcactctggatttctgcatgcactccttacataatcgcactatgttttattcctatgcatgacagttattgtaaacaatggaactgaacatgtagagcaaaagagacgagccttgcgtggcaataaaatttcatgcagacgtcgccccatggtaggcgcaaaggcagcccccctccatgcatttcggattgtaatcgagaggaagatatctgttctgagggggattcagaaggagaagacaactcctatttaccccctgaggtcttcgctctaacttggcatgctgatgttggttatatcatgcatatggtgtcttgcattgctactttatacatcaaatatgtcatcttcttagtttagacatcctttgtgcgaatgccatctgtttagtttattcatcgtttatgtgaattatgcaacgccatcttgtttagccaggcatcatatatgtgaattttgcaacgccatcctgcttagccagtcatcttatatgtaaattatatcaggccatcctttttttcgttacatattacatttgtcaacaatgttagtacattcaactgctcttcgtgtgcatcagccatttgacacggtgatggcaaattctggagtgaaaacaaggtcttcagagcagactatgctatctgatgaagcgcatatcttgctggttacggatagctcctcagaggaggattcagagacagatgaccagtcctattgcccccccccccgaggtgtatgctctaacttggcagggttatgttgctcatatcgtgcgtatggtgtctcgcattgctatgtcatttgattagtttagacatgctttgtgtgaatgccacctgttcagtgtctaattaccatatatgtgaattatgcattgccatcttgttgcaagacattatatatgtgaattatacaatgctatcttattgcaaaggaattatatatgtgaattatgcaatgccatgctgtttagccaatcatcatgtatgtgaattatatcatgctatcatttttttgtattacgtgttccatttgtcgacaacgtttgtatattcaactactcttcctatgcatcagccatttgaagcggtgatggaagtatctggagtgaaaacaaggtattcattgcagacaatgctacctgctgaagcagacatcttgctggttacagagagctcctcagaggaagattcagagactgatgaccactcctatttcccccctgaggtctatgctcaaacttggcagggttatattacccatgtcatgcatgttgtcttgcattgcttagtttttacatcatatatggattgccatctgcttacttgcttactatataaatcatatatttgaattatatcatgccatcatgtttacatagtacatacacatcatctatctgaattatggcatggcaacccatttaataaagacatcatatagttatatcatctcatcctgtttagtgtttacggtcatcatattttgaattatggcattctatccgtgaatgtatgtgaattatggcatgccaacctatttaataaacacattatatagttatgtcatgtcatcctgtttacatagtctcatattttgaactatgtctttccatcttttttagttagccatcataatgtgaaattgtgtcatgctatcctgtttagttagccatcatatatgtgaaattgtgtcatgctatcctgtttggttagacaacataaatatgaattatttcatgccctcttttattccccactatccattgcacctgtctatcatacaatgcctatactttcaattacttttcttgtttatcagccatttgaattggagagcgtgatggcagtatttaagggagtaacaacacggtcttcagaaaagatagtgctaccagttgatgcagatagaaccatggttgtacttgcccaaggatcagatccaccacacataacccagactctcgcagattgtacccctacccagttggacagagaaccagctacaccccttctaaccccaaccccggtagatagtaacccagttccagttgacacagcaccgtctccaccacagagcacccaaacacgagcagttagtaagggaactgcagtgcccaaagcacgaggaccaccactccgaatcccaactcaacgcttacaggagaagaagatttgttctcaggtcaggttctgtagctatggttcataatcctttgctcttgcattactgtatttactcataccaactattttcaaatttgaaggatggaattgaaactccaatggcgcaacaggtatgttttaaacctgtttctttaactggtttgctgttgtaacctgctctatgttgatttcagtttcaattgaataaacagttatgttctcatgtcatgcacattacaagtgttgttattgctctatagttgcccacacttatattctgtctattctgctttgtcttgaacaaatattatttgaactgtgtctctatcttgatttggcaacaaaaactagaatgatatagaccataaagtgaccatggtacatagatatatgtttgtttcatgctgttatcctgtccactttactactgaactcatttaccaaaatgagtttcatatacaacatggtaaacatgtgatgtgtctgcttgtttctcttttagaatgcggacaaaatattggagaacagtaccgcgttatccaatggtaaaggaagtaatgcagataaggttcaagatagtgagacatccctgttggtctccaagaaagctgataaaaactatcttgacgacagtgagggaacccaaaagtcctgtcttgatgtagtgttcgagttactggccactactgctggcacaagctcttcgaactcccTGCCTGAAttagttcgtcttcttgagtctcaacttcaagttgaaagacatcgatcagatgtgctgcgacaggaagctgaaggactgaggaagtccctgcagaattcagatgcatattttctggtgcaacagcaagcgctggaggatttaagcgccaaacaagagaaagttaataagcttgctaagcatcttgccagcattatgggtacccaggatattgtttcttgagatcttctgaagtggtttcagttctggatttgttttgctgcggcgtttatttgcgctggtcgccaactttgacaaccagtgtatatgatatgctgctttgttccctatatttgcactggtggcgaactttgatgcccagtggatgtaatatgtgtaatagccgtgatagcctagcattagttgcttgcttatttatttgtttgttgtcttgtttatttgtttgcttgtagtcattgcagttctttttccgcggttagctagtggctacaataacctattttttaaaactaggccacaataaccatgggctaatatttaccgtagtgacactgggcctcctactggccgtagaaacagcgggccttctacgggccgtagaaacaatgtgccttctacgggccgtagaaacaatgtgccttctacgggccgtagaaacaatgggccttctgcgggccatatcatcaatgggccttatacgggccgtatgatcgattggccaaacatgggccaaacagaccgcattatggccgtaaacgggctagagttggaatcgtccattcatgggccgaccctaacgggccatcgttaataggccgtatttggtgatgctatgaaaatggcccaacagactaacggtccacaaacgggccgactgtaacgacgggctaaatttggcccacaagcagaaaatgatagtaacgggtcgtaagtaaccgaatgctgcaaatgagcccaagaataaatgggccctcagaaggccgaaagttaacttgggctggaaacggcccaacggaacgggccgttaatgggtataaagtgatacactgttcattacgggccagtttcaccacgggccgttaatgggtgtaaagtaatacacggttcattacgggccagtttcagcacgggccgcgaatgtgccaagagttacaaagggcctcacatgggccgaaagacgtcatgggctatacatgggccagaagtgaaaacgggctggaatcatattggatgacccagatgacactactgggcctaattcggatagggcgtaacgggccttgggttagcggctgtaaatgggctatatgcgaacatgccgttaacaggctttccctgggccggcccgccagcttttgagcaagtcaaacgggccggccttttcacaggaatgggccactgttgggttgtgtcatgtgtcgacgtatcataggcgccttctgtccagtgagtggatgacatctgtcccaacgatgagccgacacgtgtttcctctagccaatgatgattttacacgtggaaaatccccattggtcggggctgttaatgggttatcggatccaaaacccgacccgatagcttaacggcgttccgttacggtggatgccacgtgtcggtcacccttgacgaaagcacttctgtgacgcgcgatttatcgtcatggaagtggacacttccgtgatgataattttggtaatgtcatggaacacttctacgacagcacaggtatgactatcttgattctgtcataaatttgtcatggatgtacatgcatgaaaaaaaaacgcgacctactgtgacaaacacgtatcatcacggaagtgtattttttttgtagtgaaggctctcccccgtgtccggatgggactcacctttgcgtggatggcaaacttagcgttcggatatgaagattcctttctctgtaaaccgactctgtacaaccctaggcccctccagtgtctatataaaccgcaggggttagtccgtagaggcgatcataatcatacaggctagacatctagggtttagccattacgatctcgaggtagatcaactcttgtaacccccatactcatcaaagtcaatcaagcaggaattagggtattacctccgttaagagggcccgaacctaggtaaacatcgtgtccctgtctcctgttaccttcgatccttagacgcacagttcgggaccccctactcaagatctgccagttttgacaccgatagttgcggcggtggaaaagtggtttcatgtCTCCCTTGGAAGTTTTTGCGGTATATGAGAATacataggaggaagatctaggtcagggggtcaccgaggggcccacaaggttgggggcgcgccctccacccttgtggccgcctcgtggctcttccgaCTTGCACTCCAattctcctgggtgtcttctggtccacgaaaaatcatcgcgaaagttttattccatttggactccatttggtattccttttctgcgaaactcaaaaacaatgaaaaaaagtggcactgggctctaggttaataggttagtcccaaaaatcatataaaatagcatattaatgcatataaaacatccaaaacagataatataatagcatgaaacaatcaaaaattatagatacgttggagacgtatcaagcatccccaagcttaattcttgctcgtcctcgagtaggtaaatgctaaaaacagaatttttgatgaggaatgctacctaacatatttatccatgtaattctctttattgtggcatcaATGTCCAGATCCGTAAGTTTCAAAACAAAagttaatattgacataaaaacaataacacttcaagcatactaacaaaataattatgtcttctcaaaataacatggccaaataaAGCTTATCCctaaaaatcatatagtctagctatgctccatcttcatcacgcaaaatatttaaatcatgcacaaccccgatgacaagccaagcaattgtttcatacttttgatgttctcaaaccttttcaactttcacacaatacatgagcgtgagtcatggacatagcactatatgtggaatagacggtggttgtggagaagacaaaaaagaaggagagagtctcacatcaactaggtgtatcaacaggctatggagatgcccattaatagatatcagtGTGAGTGAGTAggaattgccatgcaacggatgcactagagctataagtttatgaaatctcaaaaagaaaactaagtgggtgtgcatccaacttgcttgctcatgaagacctagggcgttttgaggaagcccatcgttggaatatacaagccaagttctataatgaaaaattcccactaacATATGAAAGTggtatcataggagactctctatcatgaagatcatggtgctactttgaagcaaaaATGTGGCAAaaaagatagtaacattgtcccttctctctttttctctcatttttttctctatttcttttttttggccttctattttttatttggcctttcttttttcatttcctcacatgggacaatgctctaataatgaagatcatcacacttctatttacttacatctcaaaaattacaactcgatactagaacaaaaatatgactctatgtgaatgcctccggcgctgtatcgggatgtgcaatgaatcaagagcgacatgtataaaaaatgatgaacggtggctttgccacaaatacgatgtcaactacatgatcatgcaaagcaatatgaaaataatgatgcgtgtcataataaacggaacggtgaaaagttgcatggcaatatatctcggaatggctatggaaatgccataataggtaggtatggtggctgttttgaggaaggatatgtggtgggtttatggtaccggcaaaagttgcatggtactagagaggctagcaatggcggaaaggtgagagtgcgtataatccatggactcaacattagtcataaagaactcacatacttattgcaaaaatctattagtcatcgaaacaaaatACTACGCGCATTAGAGGCTCTGACGAAAGCACCTAAGTGATCTCGGACGACATCGCCGCATGATCCTGAATATTCCTGCTCAGAAAAAGATGCATCCGCATTCAGAACCAGCTGACCATTCAATGGCCTCCTCCATTGGTTACTCCATGGGAGCACTGAAGGTTTGCCAACTGATTGCACATAATTTTATGCTAGTGCTCGAATTGTCGGTCTTGTTCGTACTTGTTGTTGCACCTCCTCATTCTTAGCAATCTGCCTTCTCTACCACCAAAGGCACCAGCTAGTGGCCATGATCATCTCCGAAATTTGAACCACGTCCATGTACTATTTTAGTTGGCCAAATGGCATAGAAGAACCTCCAAAATCTTAGCTCTGAATTGCTGCGGCGTGCATGGAAGTGTTATGATTTCATGCAGCCCAAGGACTCGTCATACTTCTTTTGCTCGGGCACATTTAAATAGAGCCTAAACCACATCCTCCGCATGGGTCTGACACACCGAGCATTGCCCCGAGGTCGAGATGTGACAAGGGAAGGGGATTAATGGTGTCATAATGCTAATCAATAATGGATGGACCTCCACCATTGATATGTTTTGATATGTTTATAGAGGATGTATCAAAGCAGAAGCAAAAAGAGAAACACTGGTGCTCCATGAATAATGCTACATCTACGAATAGACCACGAAGACCTACATGACCTTCTAAACAAATCCTCTTGGCCCCATGAATTTCAACGGAGGTGAGCCCCAGCTTTTAATCCTGGTCCAATTAATCTTCTTCACATCAGCTTTTATCTACTCCTAGAACTCTCGCGTTAATTTTTGTACGTGTAGCATTGTCCGCTGCTCCAGTGAGAGAGAGCGGCAATTTACAAGTTAGGACACATTTCCACATGACATTTGCAAATTCTACGCAACATTTCCAAATTGAGTCGGATCAGTTCGAGATGGTGAATCGTTACACAGACAGCTAAGTAACTGTTGCGAGCTAATGGCTATTACACAGTACACTCGGGGAACCCGTGGATCGAGTGGAGCAAGCATCAGCTGCTCGCATGGTACTGAAGCAGCAGCAGCTAGCTAGCTCAGCCGAGGGAGGGCGAGCGGCATGTCGGTGCTCGCCATCCTGCCAGATCCGGCGAGCGACAGCCTGCCGGGGAACACATCGACGTGGCCAAACGCGTCGGTGCCTGGCGGGCACTCGAGCGCGGCCTCCAGGGTGCGGTGGTGCACGCCGCACGCGTCGACGGCGTACCCGCCCTTGTGGTCGTGCCCCGCGAGGCACGCCGCGACGCATCCGTGCCGGTGCACCACTGCCAGCGCCTCCTCGTAGTTCCACATAAGCCCCGCAGGGGACGCCGCGCCGGGGTGGAGCGGCAGGTGGCTGCACACCACCACGGTCTCCCCGCGCCGCGACGCGTCCTGCAGGACGCCGTCCAGCCACCGCAGCTGCTCCTCGCCCACGCCGCCGTTGAACATCACGAACCGCCGGTCCTCCCCTGCCAGCCCGGTCGGGCTGTTTTTATCCGAGTTCGGGTTCCTCTCCTCCAGGAACCTcctggccgccgccgccacagGGTGGTCGCGCGGCCAGCCGACGGCACTGAAGTCGTACGCGTCCAGGACCACGAACCTGTACCCCGGCCACGGCGAGAAGTCGTAGTAGGCGCGCCCAGGCATCCGCAGCACGGACACCAGCTCGCTCCTTGGGAGGTTGTACAGGCAGTGGTTGCCGAGCATGTGGTACGCCGGGCCGCCGTGGAACCGGTCGAACTCTGCCACCACGGCCTGCACGGCGGAGAGCGACCGGTCCTTGGGGCAGAACCCGTCGACGATGTCGCCAAAGTTGACGCAGAACTTGACGCCGGCCTTGTGGCTGTTCCAGCTGCGGACCGCCCTCTGGAGCACGGTGATGCTGTGGCGATAGTACCGAGGCACGCCGAGGAAGGAGCGGCCGTCCGGTATGTCGGCGTACTGGACGTCGGCGATGACGCCGAAGGTGAAGAGGGGCTCCCTGGCCACCGAAGCCCGGACCACCCCGACCCCGCCCGGGTGAGCTAGCATGGATGCGGCTGGCCGGCGCCGTCGAACACGCCGGAATCAATCAATCAATTGCTGCCCAGCGGCGAAAGGGACACGAAGACGATATCTTAATTAGGTGCAAACTGCTTTTGTTTCAAGTAAAGTTAACACATTGGGTATAAGCAGTTTACCGACGTGGCGGTTGCCGCCGGCAGCAGTTCGTCctctcctctccggcgaacctCGCGACTTCTCTTCTCCGGAGCACCGGACTGCGCGGTGCGAGGAGATGGATGATATCATCACGTGGCACAAGCAAGTGGACGGTGGTCCGCTCCACACGTGGTGCCATCTTGTCCAAGGAATCATATTCATATCGCCGGTTAAATTTTGAGAGCTACTAGCCAACCGTATGCCGGCTGCCAATAGGATATAGTAGGTGGCTCATCGATATTTCATTTAAGTTTCCGCCTCCAATATGCTCGTGGAGTAAACAAAGTAGGCTTCACACACGGTTTACAGTAAAAGGCAAATCAGAAGAGCTGTTGGGCCTGCTAACGTACAAATTTCAGCGTCGTGACAGCTCGCGTACGATGAGTCTTAAGGATTTTCGTGAAAAGAACGTCTGATGTAAAAGGTCCAACCCCTCAGAACATTTCTTTTCTTAAAACAAGGCACCATTTTCATTGATTAAGAAAAGAGTGAGAATTGTCCAGTTAATTGTCGAAAATCGGGCAAAAAACGATACAACCAGACCCACATAATATGGGCACTACCGGCCAACCTGACCACCAACATGGAACATGAGCTGCAAAGAAGAAAAGACATCCGTCGATGAGTTGCAAGCATTATCGTTATCATCGGTTACCTCCGATTGGGCGACTCCGGCTTAACCAAAGAGCTTCATCATAGAAGCCAACCCGCACAGAAGCCATGATGGCACATGCCAACAGAAGGCCACACGCGCGAATAACCGAGAGCTCCGACTTTGACGACGAGCTTCACAAGGGAAATATGCAAGACTTCTGCCGACAACCACCGAACACGTCGAGATGATCAGACTATCGAAGCCTGAGCTGTGATCGAAGCTCCACATAACATTTCAAAAGTTCCAAAAAAAAGTTCATAGTCGATTTTAGTGAATAAATTCATTAAGGTTTGAGGTACCCGAGGAGTTATAGTTTGAGACACAAttcaatttgaatttgaactagGGTTCTTCTTGTTTAAATTCAAATTGAAGTAAGTTTAAGTTAaggtttgaatttgaattcaacTAAGTTTGAATTTTGTAAAGCTAGTTTCAAGTTCAAGTATTTCATAATTGACTAAAGTTGGTTCACGATTTCATTTGTAAAAGTTTTCATTTGATTTGGATTAATAAATGACCTTAAGTTCCATTTGAGTTTAAACTAAACTCAATTATGTTTGAATTCCTCAAGCCAAGTACAACTCCAGAATTATTCAAAAAGGTTTAACTCAGGTTCCTCACATGTAATGCAAAAAAGATTTATTCAAATTGAGCCTATGGTTTTGAAGTTATTGCCAACGTAAGTTTGAACTGAATTCCAATTAAGTTTGATTTTTCCTAAAGTCAAATGTAACTCCCAATATTTACTAAAGTTCAATTTAAGTTTTGGAACTAGGTTGCAAAAGAAATTATTCCAATTAAATCTTCATTTAAAATTTAAAACCTATTTAGGTTTGAATTTAATTTGAATTAAAGCTTCTATTGAACTTTATTTAAATTCAATTTTTTaattatttcaaatttgaatttcaGTAAGCTAAGTTGAAACTATGTTTCACTGGTTTTATTCTACAGAAAGATTCATTTAATTTGGATTTATAATTTCAATTTAGAGCCTATTTAAGTTTAAATCTATTATGTTTGAATTTAAAATTTAAAATATTCAAAATTTTTTTTTTATAATTTCTATAAAGGGTTGTCCTGTAAGGATCATTTTGCAAAAATAGTTACTCAATTCGGACTTCTGGGTAAAAGGTTATGATGTTTTGAAGTTTTAGAGACTTCTCTGCAATTTTGTCGTTTACTGATTTTACTAAAAAAATAATTCGAATTACGGGACATGTGGTGGTCTCTGATTGGCTGTTACCGTTTCGGTATTGAATTAAAACACAACCGTTAGATTTTAAGTGATATGGATGGCTCACATTAAAACGTACTtgttcccttaaatcatctaatCCAAAGTATTGAGATCTAACGACTGAGTACAGATCGGGGGCTCACTAGGTGGCGAGGCCGTCGAGTTCTCGCCAGAATTGTAGGGGGGCAACGGTGTGGCTTCAGATGCGGACGAACTCGATGCTCTGGTGGTCTTTGGCAATGGCGAGGTGGTCGACGAGATGCGGACGGTGATGTTAAGGCTCCTGCTGGTGACAGCTAGCCTTGGGGTGGACGAAGTCGATGGTGCTGGCTCGCCGGAGTTGATCTTACCGGCGGTTGGCTTGGGCTGATGACGTTGTGCTCATTTTTTGGGTGGTTTTGGATGAACAAAATGGTCAGGGTGATGAGCGCGAGCACGGGATAGCGAATGGACAAGGTGCGCGTGCAAAACGGTCATGGATCTCACCGAAGACACGTCGGCAGCAGCGAGGCTTATGTGTCGATGAAGTCGATGCTCTAGTGATCGTTGGGCGTGCGGTTGATGTCCAGGAGGTTCGCAAAGGGCCGCGGGGTGTGGTAGTATCGGTGGTTGGTTGGACGGTAACCTGAGCTCACCGGAGTCTTCCAGAGGATCTGTCGACAGTGGAG
This sequence is a window from Aegilops tauschii subsp. strangulata cultivar AL8/78 chromosome 7, Aet v6.0, whole genome shotgun sequence. Protein-coding genes within it:
- the LOC109782101 gene encoding manganese-dependent ADP-ribose/CDP-alcohol diphosphatase; this translates as MLAHPGGVGVVRASVAREPLFTFGVIADVQYADIPDGRSFLGVPRYYRHSITVLQRAVRSWNSHKAGVKFCVNFGDIVDGFCPKDRSLSAVQAVVAEFDRFHGGPAYHMLGNHCLYNLPRSELVSVLRMPGRAYYDFSPWPGYRFVVLDAYDFSAVGWPRDHPVAAAARRFLEERNPNSDKNSPTGLAGEDRRFVMFNGGVGEEQLRWLDGVLQDASRRGETVVVCSHLPLHPGAASPAGLMWNYEEALAVVHRHGCVAACLAGHDHKGGYAVDACGVHHRTLEAALECPPGTDAFGHVDVFPGRLSLAGSGRMASTDMPLALPRLS